A segment of the Diachasmimorpha longicaudata isolate KC_UGA_2023 chromosome 5, iyDiaLong2, whole genome shotgun sequence genome:
aacccaaCCCAAGAGAATAACTTTCCTCTTTCGTAATGTAATATTGATCGGTTTTTCATGAACATTTATGAaggaaattaacaaatttttatgaacattGCTAAATACaggagtgataaaaaaatattattcctcATGTCTTATCTTCATGGTTAGGTTTACCAGCAGTTTCGGAGCCAAAATGGCAGCAAGCGGACTATCCCCAGCCCTCAATAGCCTCCGACGAGATTGACGAACTCCCGGACTCAATTTTTACCGAGGAAATCGATATAACGAAGATCACGACACTGGAGCAGCGATTGCAACAGCCTGAAGTCCAGACAGAGAAAATCAATGAGCTAAGGCCCCAGCATAAAAAATTTCCGGTAAAGAGGTCCCAGAGGTGCAGAACATGCGAGCATAATGTCAGCAAGCCCGAGTTCTCTCCACAGTCCatcaaattcaaaattcaactCTCTGCATTTTATCATGTGCCTGAGGTCAGAATTGTCACATTTGAGCCATTGGAAGTGGGAAAAACGAGCCAGTTGCTACTAAAATTCTGCAATCCTACCCAGCATCAGACGCAGATTGTTTTATTGGATTGGGATGCTGCTACTTATGCTACTACGGCCGGAGCCAATGGACAACAGGAGGAGTTAAGAAGGGAGAATTTgcaattggtaattttttctcttatttccGTGAGGAGAATTTCTTTTAATGCTAGATAAAAGTGCGGTCGGATAATGTAGAGTGAAATTTGCAACACTTTTTTCAAGTaaacaggagaaaaaaaattgttttttaattttagggTGGAGAATCACCGAATTTGCTGCCTTCGGCAGTGAGACAAGTTTCAGTTATAGAGGACCCGAAACCCGTACATATTATTCCCGGGGCTTCAATTGAACTGCCTTCAAGTACTTTGATACTCCCTCCAAGAGATGATACTGCAGAGTACGATGATACTGGAGATACCCACAGTTTTCAGGATGATCCAAAGTAAAGAcacaatttcatattttctccataaaaaaacaCAATAACGGTCGGGCACAATACGGGTGCATAATATTGTTAATTTAGctttgaagatgaaaatagTACCATTCAATTTTGATTGCTTTTATTCAGTGCTTGATTTTAGAAACTAATTCGCCCATTTTACGCCATCTTTCTTTGCATACTCATACTTGtcataaatgtaaaaataattaatttgctaATATTGCCACTGAtttgaaatgaattaatttttttcagacttGTAGTTTGGAGAAAAGGAAATAAAGCAGTTTTAAAACTAAAAGTGATGCCTTATGCACCCCTCGAGGGTCACGAGGACGAGCCTGTGGTGATTGGTATGGTGATGCAGTACGAATACGTGAATACAATAGTATCACTGGAAAACAAAACTCCCCAAAAAGTAGATCTGAAGGTTCAGCTATTCTTGACCCTTGACAAAATCTCTGGCTCCACATAATTGTTCAATGATCAACGATAAACAAAAGGCTTTGGATTTTCTAACTACGAATCTAAGAGTTGTTCGCAGAGTTGTCAAACAATTTGTACGTCTATCGAAATGGTCGTTCGttaaaaagaatgaaaaattgttttttttgcaTTCTGAACATGCAGAACATAGAAACAAAAGgattcgatttatttattgcaaaaGTAAATTTTGCTTTTCAAACGGACTAATTCTGTATACTAAAAGATCCGTAAGTTACAGTACTATCGTAAAAGAGCCAATTACGGAACTGTTGTCTACGTGAATTTTGAGAATTGTTCCTTGTGAAATTGTACCAAGAAATAGTTGAACTAAAATCATAATTCACTTCGCTTATGCACTTgtaaaattaacatttttttataatcacgAGAAAAAcgttgagaggaaaaataaaaatataatttatcgattaaaaatgttgaagacttttcaaatatttatttgtaaggTATGATAAACCATACATATGAATGGAGTTTACAGCCTGCGTCCACGACGACCGCCCTTCCTGCGCGTTGAGTCTGATGGAATGGGGGTTACATCCTCAATGCGGCCGATTTTCATACTCGAACGAGCCAGAGCACGTAAGGCTGACTGAGCACCGGGTCCTGGAGTTTTTGTTTTGTTGCCACCAGTTGCTCGCAGCTTGATGTGGAGCGCTGTGATACCGAGGGATTTGCATTTCTCAGCAACATCCTACACATTGAAATGAGCGAATAATCAGTCATTATGATAACTTTAGAAAATGGAGaccgagaggaaaaaatatttgtgttaaattcttcatttgCTTGAGAAAGGTGTTTAGCTTTCAACAATTAGATTACTTCTATTAAGACATTCTG
Coding sequences within it:
- the LOC135162711 gene encoding dynactin subunit 4 → MAYLFQPDYVKYTCSCGSLKPISRIYFCRHCLKIRCGYCVSHEVESHYCPNCMEILPASEVRLKKNKCSNCFDCPCCFQTLTIRAGHAPLRPTSSNPTEELKSTPRKVYYLCCSLCRWSSRDAGIPDQFVATGGWPEQENPHATRITALIDFHKILASRERQQHEKKKLDPKRVCLQFEKFGLTSARARKLVGLPAVSEPKWQQADYPQPSIASDEIDELPDSIFTEEIDITKITTLEQRLQQPEVQTEKINELRPQHKKFPVKRSQRCRTCEHNVSKPEFSPQSIKFKIQLSAFYHVPEVRIVTFEPLEVGKTSQLLLKFCNPTQHQTQIVLLDWDAATYATTAGANGQQEELRRENLQLGGESPNLLPSAVRQVSVIEDPKPVHIIPGASIELPSSTLILPPRDDTAEYDDTGDTHSFQDDPKLVVWRKGNKAVLKLKVMPYAPLEGHEDEPVVIGMVMQYEYVNTIVSLENKTPQKVDLKVQLFLTLDKISGST